The candidate division KSB1 bacterium region CTGTAACGCACCGTGCCGTCCTGATCGACCATCTTCAGCCGATAGAAGAACGTGCGCTCTACATCGGCGGCCAGCGGCACCGTATCCGTGAACTGATATTCCGAATACGAACCTTTGGCCTCCACGCGTCCCACTGGAGTGAAATTGCGATCTTCGGCCGCCCGCTCGATCACGAACGTCGAGAGGTTGGTCTCGACTCCCGTGTTCCACTCGAGCTGGCAGTGGTCAATCACCGGGAACGCGTTGAACGTGTAGATCTCCGCGCCCGCGAGGCCGATACCCGCCGTCACCAATAGCGATAGAATTAGAACTTTGAGCATTTTCATGAACTTGATCCCCGGACTACCTTGACAGTCCCTATTCTATGCAATATCTTTCAAAATGTCAAGTACTTTGAAACCATCCCTATGAAGATCACTTTCCATGGCGCCGCCGGTGAGGTCACCGGATCACAGCATCTCCTTGAAAACAAATCACATAAGGTGCTCTTCGACTGCGGACTCTTTCAGGGGCGCAGGCAGGAGGCCTATGACAAGAATCGCCACCCCAGCTATCTCCCCGCCGATCTGGACGCCGTCGTCCTCAGCCATGCCCACCTCGACCACACCGGGAAGCTGCCGAGGCTCGCGGCCCTGGGCTTCAGCGGAATCGTGCATTCCACGCCGGTGACCGCCGAGTTGTGCGATCCGCTCCTGAGAGATTCAGCCCATATTCAGGAGAAGGATATCGAGTTCGTCAACAAGCTGCACCGGAAAAAGGGATTGCCGCCCTTCAAGATCCTCTATGAAACCGCCGATGCCGAGGCCATTCTCGACAAGTTCACCACGCACGAGCTGCATGTGCCGTTTGAACCTGTCCCGGGGATCAAGGTGACGTACATCGAGGCGGGACACCTGCTCGGATCGGCGCAGGTCCAGATCGACGTCAAGACTAGCGCGGGAAACCACCGAATCGGCTTTACGGGCGATCTTGGCCGCGTAAGACTGCCGATCCTGAATGACCCTGAGCAACTATCAGACCTCGACACACTGATCTGCGAGTCAACATACGGAAATCGAGATCACGAGTCGGCGGACAACCTGCTACCTGAGCTATGTGAAGTGATAACATCCACCTGCGACAAAGGTGGTAAAGTCATAATCCCGGCTTTTGCACTCGAGCGCACGCAGGACTTGCTGCTACACCTTGCACAGCTGCGCAAATCTGGCACACTCAGAGGAGACATCCCGGTTGTCGTCGATAGCCCCCTGGCCGTGAAAGCGACCGAGATCTTCGCCGCGCATCCGGAGGTCTATGACAAGGAGACTCAGGCCGTGATCGCCTCTGGGATCAACCCGTTCCATTTCCCCGGCCTGACCTTCACGCATAACGTCGAGGAATCGAAGGCCCTGAACGATAGACCCGGTCCGATGATCATCATATCGGCCTCGGGCATGATGGAAGCGGGACGAATTCTGCACCATCTGAAGAACAATATCGAGGAGGCGCGGAACACGGTGCTGGTGGTCTCGTTTCAGGCGGAGCACACCCTGGGAAGGAGAATTGCGGATCGGGTGAAGCAGGTGAATATCTTCGGTGAACCGTATCAATTGCGGGCGCGGGTGAAGATCCTGAATGCGTTCTCCGGCCATGCGGGACGTACCGAGTTGATCGACTATATCCGCAGGGTCGTGAAGAATTCACCGCGCCTGAAGCGCATCTTGTTCGTCCACGGAGAGCCTGAAGCGGCGAAGTCTCTAATGGAGGCAGTGTCGGCCTTTACGCGGGTGCCGCTCCATTATCCGGAATTGGGGGAGGGGGTTGAGATCTGAGGGATGAAGGATGAAGGATGAAGATCGCGTGCGCGGGGCGAAAACATTTTCTGCCCGAACGAACTGGTTTACTCTTTGAAAACTTGAAACTTGTACGGTTTTTGTAGGGGCGGCTTGCATCGACGGGACGGGCGATAGATGAACGATGATAGATGATAGATGAGGATTTTGGAGTAGATCCTGACCCACTCGGACGCTCATAATATACGAAACTTTGGTCAAAAAGTCAATAGCTGTGGCTTAAAATGTACAAACACCTGTTCATCCTGATGTTGGGGCGGCGGTGGCTGCTGGCGCTGAAGACCATGTCGGCGATGGTCGTGTGCCGCGAGCGGGGCGGGGCCACGATCAACAGCCAAGGGGGTAATCGACGCTGAGACTATCTTCCCGGCGGCCCAACCGCAAACTCGATTCAAGCGAACTCACCCCGCACCTGTGGCTCTGGGTGCGCTTTGTCGTGTTCGTCGCGCTCGCCTGGGCTCGACCGACGCTCGCCTGTGGTCCAATTTGGACGTTTCTCGGCGGGCCGCCAGAGTATACTATTTGTGCGACAAAGAGCGTCGGACCGAGTGGGGCTGTTCTCGCGGGCACTGAGAATGGCGTGTATCGATACGACGAGTCGAGCGAAGAGTGGGAACTGGTTGGACTTCTTGGCGCGGCTATCTGGCAGTTTGCTGGAACGCAGCCTTCATCAGATTCGATCTTTGCGGCGACATCGTTTGGGCTATTCTTGTCCGCTGACAACGGTTTGCATTGGGCGTTAGTCCACGGGAATCCTCCATGGGGCGGCGAGATGCACGGGTTCTCTGTCTCGCCGCACAATCCCAATCAGATGGTGGGCAGTTGGCACGATGACAATGACTCCGGGTTTCTCTACTTCAGTGCGGACGGAGGTGAGAACTGGGGATTTGTGAGGACGGGCATTCAAGGATATGCAGGGTTGATATATTCTTCAATGCAGCCTGAGATCATCTACTGGTCGGAAAGTCCGTGGTTCGCCAGCATCGATATGACGGATTCTTCGCGTCGCTACATCCATGAGTATTGGGGTGGGGTGCTCCGGATCGTCCACCACCCATCGAACCCTTGGTTATACATACTGTCGACTGACTCTCTTTCTCTGTACCACGAAACTCAGGACACGCTCATCGGCTACCCACTGCCCGCCAGCGTCGGCGATCCGTTCGACATGCATATCGACTCGCAGGGGAACCTATTGGTCGGAGGTTGGAATGGAGTCGCGATCGTCGACGAATCGCTCACGAATTGGACTGATGTCTCCGACACGCTTTCTCACGGACATCCGATGTATGTGGACGATTCCACTTGGCTTGTCTTTCGATTGGAGGGTCTCTACTGCCGCACGCCGACGACAGGCGTGACACGGGACGAGCGGCCCGCGCGCCGTGTTCAGATCTTGACCTATCCGAATCCGGCGAGTACGGAACTCACGATTCGTGCCGATGTGTCCGCCGAATTCAAGCTCTACAATGTGTTGGGGCAATTGGTCGCTCGTGCTTCTACGGCCCGCTCTACCTATGTGACTCGACTTGCCGTCGCTTCCTTGCCTGCGGGTGTCTACTATCTAAGCGCTGCCGGTATCGACGGACCTGTTCGCATCCAATCCGTTGTGATCAACCGTTAGAGGAAACTGTACGCGGCGGCATGCGTCGGCATGTGCCCCGCTCGGGAGGGTTTGCTGACGGCTCGATTCGCAGCATGCGGTGCGGTTCAGAGGGCCGGTCGCGGACCCGCCCCTACGGGAGATACGGCCCGTGATGTGCAGGAATTGACGCACCTGCCGTGTGGCGGTATCTGGTCCGGTTGACGACCGGAGCGAGATTCCGGCAGGGACACAGTCCCTGCTCGGCGAGGAGTTCCCGATGCGCGAAGACGCGCACCCCCCGGCCCCCCACGGGATGTGGGGGGAGGGCCGACTCGCCGATTCCGGCCGGGCGAAGAAGAGCGGGGCACGTCAATGCTCAGGAGACGTGCCGCCGCAGGGAGTGCCGACGCTCCGATTCCGGCCGCGCGGGGACGCACGGCTCGGCGAAGAGTTTCCCCCCCGGCCCCCCACAGGATGTGGGGGGAGGGTTGACTCGCCGATTCCGGCGGGGCGAAGAAGAGCGGGGCACGTCCAGTCTCAAGAGTCGTGCCGCCGCAGGGAGTGCTGACGCTCCGATTCCGGCCGGGAGCCCCCGATGCGCGAAGACGCGCACCTCCCCGGCCCCCCATAGGATATGGGGGGAGGGGAGAACCGACGCTCCCGAGACCCCCCCTGCCCCCCCAAATCGGAATTTGGGGGGGGATACGAGGCGCAAAGAAAAGCGGCCGCTCCATCGCTGGGGCGGCCGCTTTCGACTTACCGTACTAATGACTTAGTAGCGGTCGCGACGGGCGGGGCGGTCTTCCTTCGGACGAGCTTCGTTCACCATGATCTTGCGACCCTGAACTTCGGTCTCGTTCAACGCCGAAATCGCCGCCTTCGCCTCGTTGGCGTTGGGCATTTCGACAAAACCAAAACCCTTGCTGCGACCGGACATGCGATCCATCACGAGGCTCACGCGGTCCACCTGACCATGGGCTTCGAAAATGTTACGCAGATCGTCTTCGCCGGTGTTGTAGGACAGATTGCCTACGTAAATGTTCACCATCGTTGAATCCTTTTTCAACTTGTGGGAATGGTGCTCCCAGATTGCCACCTGACTCACTATCGACAAGCCGCAAAAGGACAGATGAACCCTGACCAATCCGTGACACAGGCCTGCGAAGAGCTCCTCCTGGAGCGCTT contains the following coding sequences:
- a CDS encoding MBL fold metallo-hydrolase, translated to MKITFHGAAGEVTGSQHLLENKSHKVLFDCGLFQGRRQEAYDKNRHPSYLPADLDAVVLSHAHLDHTGKLPRLAALGFSGIVHSTPVTAELCDPLLRDSAHIQEKDIEFVNKLHRKKGLPPFKILYETADAEAILDKFTTHELHVPFEPVPGIKVTYIEAGHLLGSAQVQIDVKTSAGNHRIGFTGDLGRVRLPILNDPEQLSDLDTLICESTYGNRDHESADNLLPELCEVITSTCDKGGKVIIPAFALERTQDLLLHLAQLRKSGTLRGDIPVVVDSPLAVKATEIFAAHPEVYDKETQAVIASGINPFHFPGLTFTHNVEESKALNDRPGPMIIISASGMMEAGRILHHLKNNIEEARNTVLVVSFQAEHTLGRRIADRVKQVNIFGEPYQLRARVKILNAFSGHAGRTELIDYIRRVVKNSPRLKRILFVHGEPEAAKSLMEAVSAFTRVPLHYPELGEGVEI
- a CDS encoding T9SS type A sorting domain-containing protein yields the protein MYRYDESSEEWELVGLLGAAIWQFAGTQPSSDSIFAATSFGLFLSADNGLHWALVHGNPPWGGEMHGFSVSPHNPNQMVGSWHDDNDSGFLYFSADGGENWGFVRTGIQGYAGLIYSSMQPEIIYWSESPWFASIDMTDSSRRYIHEYWGGVLRIVHHPSNPWLYILSTDSLSLYHETQDTLIGYPLPASVGDPFDMHIDSQGNLLVGGWNGVAIVDESLTNWTDVSDTLSHGHPMYVDDSTWLVFRLEGLYCRTPTTGVTRDERPARRVQILTYPNPASTELTIRADVSAEFKLYNVLGQLVARASTARSTYVTRLAVASLPAGVYYLSAAGIDGPVRIQSVVINR
- a CDS encoding RNA-binding protein — its product is MNIYVGNLSYNTGEDDLRNIFEAHGQVDRVSLVMDRMSGRSKGFGFVEMPNANEAKAAISALNETEVQGRKIMVNEARPKEDRPARRDRY